From the Telopea speciosissima isolate NSW1024214 ecotype Mountain lineage chromosome 9, Tspe_v1, whole genome shotgun sequence genome, the window TACTTGCAGAGTGTATTGAGCTGCTCTTGTGTTGGGAATCTATGTCGGCAGTCAATAATGACTCTCTAGAAATCAttttatttctaccaaaaaaaattttcaaattttttatatggggaaaagaatgctaactAGTCGCGTGGCCAGCATGGGtcttgcacctagacacagtACCACCCTTCTCTTATGGAAAGTACCATCCTACCCCCTTGAATAGGTGAAAATCTCGTCCAGATCAATATTTGCACGTGCATTGTATGCAGGCTCTAGAGGGCCGAAGGCCCAGACAACGTTCTCTTGCCCTACATAGGTCTCTTTCTTATCGGTTTGGgctggtttgaaaattttccaggTAATTGCCCTAGGACCATTAGTGGTCTACTAATGCTAGAACCGGACCAACCTATTATAAATGGTTGGTTCGGTCCCAATTCTAATCGGTTGGATCCATCCTATTGATGCTCGGCCGGACCAATTGATTATCAAATGTTTTTCAAATGGCAGGACTGAAACCAAACCACTAATTAAATGGTCAGTTCAATCGATCTTGGTTATAATTGATCGAATCCAATCTGGGTCATCGGTTCAAGACCAGTGAACCAGATTGAAACCAAACCACTAATTAATGGCctttttcattactttgttcTTGATCAGAACCTACTTGCAATAATCCAAAATTAGTATACCTTTGTTTCAGCTCTGCTTTTCTAGTTGTGTTCAATTAATGTAATAAGGCTTCCAAACTTCTGAAATTGTATTTGGGCCTCTGAATATTCGTTTTCAAAAATATGTATGGGGTGTTGGACTTATTTATTCCGTCAAACccaatttatattttttaataataaattaatttagTTAAGTATCACATGACTAGGGCAAAAACATTGAGTCGATAAAAACTTGAACTTGGTTGTCATTTCTTAAACCTGTGCGAGTCTTTTGAATCGGGCTCCTCTCCAATGCACCCCCGAGTTGGACAATATCCGGCCAACGCACCCCCAGAGGTCAATATTTAGTCAAGGTGCCGTTCGAACAACGAGGGTGGATGTGCATATCTAAGCATGATACACATGCGATGGAGAGAAGGATTTCCTACTCAGGTGTTTGCATCCATCCTCGCCTTTCAAATGACACCACAACCCACGTGTCGACCTGGGATGCGCTAGACATCGTCCAATTTGAGGGTTTggtggagaggagccggatccgaGTCTTCttgactcttgaccaggtttcaTTTTCCAGCTTTGTTACATTTCTACACTAAGTATGATAGATAATACATTTTTGGATAAATGGTACCTAGGGTACCTAACGTTTTAACAAATCATAACTTAGGGGCCCGATATTTCATATATTATGTTGGAGGTACTTAAACCAGATTGTAACTAACTTAAttattcaagtttctcttttctttttttcaattttacccttaaaataAACTTAATGGGACCTAAGTTACAATTTGTATAGAAAACATTGTATGAGTGTATCTCATGTCAAAATTTCAGAGAGGATTTGGTCTGGATTCCCATTTTTTTGGTGATTCAATTCCTTTTGGAATGCGTGAAGCATTCTTTCAATCTGTTACACTTAAACCACTTTACTTTAAATGCCTTCTCACAAATAcccacaaagagagagagaactctgGTTATTCAATCTCAAGTACGTTGTAGGCCCATTCTAATGGAGtaacttatttttctttatttttcctctAATGTGTGGGTGAATGATTATATATCTTTGTGTGCACTAACCTCCATTGGAGCTCACTTAACAAACAAGAATTTTAAACCTTTCATGAGAGATTGCTGAATATGGATTATTTATTCATGGAAATTACAAAAACATGAGAGATGAAGTATTACTACACATGGCTAATTGCTCTTGAGAACtacccaaacccaaatccaaccCCTCTCtaagttttcttttcttgtagTTGGCCTTGAAACATGCTTGCCTTAGCTTCTTAGTCTTCTCCTCAAGCTGTAAGTCTGGCATCTCCTCCATTAGCTTCCTCTCTTGCTCTAATAACTCCACTGCTTCCCTTAGATGTGCTTcactctcttctccttcctctcttagTTCCTAAGTAGAAACAAATCTCTTAATTCCTAAGTGACCAataagaatgagagagagagaaagagagagagagagggagagagaggtaCCTACCTGGATGTTCTTTATTAGGGTTTGGAGGCTCATCAACTTCCGATGAGGCCACCTATTGATACCCAATTCCCTACACCTCTTCTTCAAGAGGGTCAAGCCAACATTAAGCTCCTTTGCAGCTTGTGTAATTGGCATATAGAAATAACTGGAAATCGCTTCTCTGGTTAACTCACTAGAGCCATTGGTCTTCTGTTCTCTGTCTGATCTCTTCCTCTTATCTTTCCTCAAATCCTCACCACCTTCTCTGTTACTATTACCATACAAAACTGTCTCTTTCATCAAATCCTCTGCACAAACATAAATAAAACagtgatggatggatggatggattaaGAAGCCATggaagtcaaaaaaaaaaaaattagaaaacttAAGTAGATGATTACCTCCATTAGTGGGTAAGGTTTTCATTAAAGGGTAAGTGGGAAGATTCTCAATTAAAGGAATAGGATCAAAGAGACTCTCATGGATAGGAAATTCCCAGTCCCATTCCCAATTCAGTGGAGGGTAGTATCCACTTCAACaaacatgaaaagaaacaaataattgaaagattAGGTTaattgaaaagaagagaaagagaatataATAATCTGATCAAGAAGCTATACCTGAAGTGAAGTGGGGAGAGCTGGTTAGGGAAGAGATCATGAAAtgggtcttcttcttcataagTTACTGTTTCATGACCAGACCAGAATTGGATTGACTGATTCTCCATGTTTGAAGAGGATTGAGAAAGAGAGGTAGCGAGATAAAGGAGATTGTTTTGTGGTTTTCTGGGACTCTCTGATATCAAGGTTTGATAGCTGTTTTGGATAGGAAGTTGGAGAGGAAAGCCAAATTTAAGGGTAATGGAGAAATCATTTAATGGAAAGAATGAAGGAATGACGGAATGGAGAAAGTCATTAATGGAGGGGAattgaaagagaagagaagtgtatCTATGGGTTGAAGAACGTGCATTAGTGCGCCGTCGCATAGTAAAACTGGCCATGGCAATGGCTCAATGATGAACGTGTGTTGAGAGTTACAAGATTAATAGAGAGATTGAATTGAATGGATTTAACCTGAAACAGACTCACCATCCATAAACCCTCTATTAATTAAggaatgtgagagagagagagtatacaTTCCTAGATTGTTGTACTCTTATAGtaaaactaagggtgtcaatttagagcCGAACCTGAATCCGGCCTTTAAAACCGAACCGAAACAAATTGAttaggttttggtttcaaaatttggaatcttttatgttttgtttttgtttttgtttcatgATTGAAACCATTGAACTGAATTGAATTACACTGAATTAACCATTTTCAAACCGAATAAGGAAccaagtaggggtgtcaacctgTTGGGCCCGGTCGGTCTCGGTCGGGCCTAGTctggcctcaccaattttacaggTTGCACCGTGTCCAACCGTTTAGGCATTCGGGTTTACCTTGGGCGGGCATGGTACCGTTTCATTTCGGTCGatcggtgttcggtctttaattgGGGCAGCTTTATTCGGGTTAAATCGGGCCTAAATCGAGCCCAAAACAGGCTAATGAgccgtttaactctaaacggtgtgggtttactaattgacatgcaaccagaattttaagttcaaaccatcacaccgTTGGGCAGTCACAGTAGTACggtacacctcaactcaaagtcaaataaagtttatcccaactaaaatagcagcacaataccaaatagaagcacatctaacaaagtaagtagagggaaaaaaaaatagcagcacaacaccgaatagagGCACATCTAAAAAACTAAGAtcttaaaattaaaaactaatccTTATTTCACCTAAGTTAGTATATCTAGCCAATAAATGTCAAgaaccaacaaagaaacaagcaAAAACAGGAAATctggagggaaggggagggaaagtttataagttaaagggtcgggctgggtcggGCTGTAACCGATCGGTCTAAGTTGGGCCTGGAATCAGTCGGTCTGATCGGGTGCCCGACAGGCTAGGACCCTACACCGGGAccgcccgattactaaacgtgACGGGCTTAAGCCCCGCATGTTTAGTAATTGGGCGAGGCCGGTCCGGGCTTTAATCAGGCTAtcgggccgggcctggaattgacacccctagaaccaagggcatacccagtgtaTGAGGTTCGCGACACTTTGGGGGGTTCtagggagagtcataatgtacataGGCTTAGCCTCGCTTTAAGAAGAGGCTATTTCCTTACTCGAACCGCGACCTAGTGGTCGTGATGGAGCAACTTTATTTTTGTGCTGAGGTCTGCCTTTAAATAAATCAATGTAGATGATAAattctattcattttttatgtttagAAAAAAATTGGTAGGTTGACcctaacaaataagggtttttttttggggttttgttggtGCAGATGTAAAAAATTggcccaaaaacccaaaatagggcCCAAACCAGATACAAACCAGGTCAAAACTGAATAAGAAACCGCATAAAGAACTGAAtaaaaatcgaaccaaatcggTTCGcttttgatttggaaaatagaCTCCTATTTGGTTTCGTTTTAATTTTACTTGTCATATCTTGAACCGAACTAgaaaaaccgaaaccaaaccaattgacacccaaAGAATAACCTTATAAAGTATG encodes:
- the LOC122639045 gene encoding protein RKD1-like: MENQSIQFWSGHETVTYEEEDPFHDLFPNQLSPLHFSGYYPPLNWEWDWEFPIHESLFDPIPLIENLPTYPLMKTLPTNGEDLMKETVLYGNSNREGGEDLRKDKRKRSDREQKTNGSSELTREAISSYFYMPITQAAKELNVGLTLLKKRCRELGINRWPHRKLMSLQTLIKNIQELREEGEESEAHLREAVELLEQERKLMEEMPDLQLEEKTKKLRQACFKANYKKRKLREGLDLGLGSSQEQLAMCSNTSSLMFL